The following proteins come from a genomic window of Amaranthus tricolor cultivar Red isolate AtriRed21 chromosome 14, ASM2621246v1, whole genome shotgun sequence:
- the LOC130799809 gene encoding uncharacterized protein LOC130799809: MPINNNQASMHYPFEPNSQSQDNNCKVPDIYTNSKTGLAAPFREQDQYMPIAIVVRIMRRALPPQAKVADEAKELLQGCVSEFISFITSEANKNCQLEHRKTITAEDVIGAMSRLGFEHYLQPLSMYRQKYRESETLPTAVPRRMAYFNNDVNAITSTTSVMPPFALVHPHYAMIATLPSVSVGNGPNLGLRSGDGSGGSDGAGPSESPQDGFDFFYTYDKYK; the protein is encoded by the coding sequence ATGCCCATCAATAACAATCAAGCCTCAATGCATTACCCATTTGAACCTAACTCTCAAAGCCAAGACAACAATTGCAAGGTTCCTGATATATACACCAACTCTAAGACCGGGTTGGCAGCCCCATTTCGTGAGCAAGATCAGTACATGCCCATCGCAATTGTGGTTAGAATAATGAGGAGGGCCTTACCTCCACAGGCAAAAGTGGCTGATGAGGCTAAGGAATTGCTACAAGGATGTGTTTCTGAGTTCATTAGCTTTATCACAAGTGAAGCTAATAAGAATTGTCAATTGGAGCATCGCAAGACCATAACAGCTGAAGATGTTATAGGGGCTATGTCTAGACTTGGATTTGAGCATTATCTCCAGCCTCTTTCGATGTATCGTCAAAAGTATCGTGAAAGCGAGACGTTACCTACTGCGGTTCCTAGGCGTATGGCTTACTTTAACAATGATGTTAATGCTATCACATCCACAACTTCTGTTATGCCTCCTTTTGCCTTGGTTCATCCTCATTATGCTATGATTGCTACTCTTCCTAGTGTTTCGGTTGGGAATGGCCCAAATTTGGGTCTTAGAAGTGGTGATGGGTCAGGTGGCAGTGATGGAGCGGGTCCATCTGAGTCACCTCAAGATGGATTTGACTTCTTTTATACATATGATAAATATAAGTAA